A portion of the Treponema rectale genome contains these proteins:
- a CDS encoding OmpH family outer membrane protein: MNSLRKYLIVLGAVFVTAASGAFAQQITKFAVVDTARVYQAYYRDSAPVRNYESKKAEFQKEINKLVSEIQGLHDKKLEYQRAGKDSDALKVEQQITKKTEYLNEYTYAKNMELKSLEKSLQNNNEFYKNLYSTLERVAEIGGYSMILSLQQNNAILWYSSSVDVTDEVISRLGISGE, encoded by the coding sequence ATGAACTCATTAAGAAAATATCTTATAGTATTGGGTGCGGTTTTTGTCACTGCAGCATCAGGTGCTTTTGCTCAGCAGATTACTAAGTTTGCAGTTGTTGATACAGCCCGTGTTTATCAGGCTTATTACAGGGATTCTGCACCTGTACGTAATTACGAAAGCAAGAAGGCAGAATTTCAGAAAGAAATAAACAAGCTTGTTTCAGAAATTCAGGGACTTCATGATAAAAAACTTGAGTATCAGCGTGCCGGAAAAGATTCTGATGCCCTTAAAGTTGAACAGCAGATTACTAAAAAGACAGAATATCTGAATGAATATACTTATGCAAAAAACATGGAACTGAAGAGCCTGGAAAAGTCTCTCCAGAATAATAATGAATTTTACAAGAATCTTTACAGTACGCTGGAACGTGTTGCGGAAATCGGAGGTTACAGTATGATTTTAAGCCTTCAGCAGAATAATGCAATTCTCTGGTACAGTTCTTCTGTTGACGTTACTGATGAGGTTATTTCCCGTTTAGGAATTAGCGGCGAGTAG
- the mutS gene encoding DNA mismatch repair protein MutS, with product MADEITPLFAQYLGIKQQHPNEVLFFRLGDFYEMFDDDAVEVSRLLNLTLTHRGQNPMCGIPYHAAKIYIARLLRLGKKIAIAEQVGDIPAPGKGLTERKVIEIITPGTALESEYLDGGINNFLASLCVRGKETGFSFIDVTTGEFKATSFETASIQENFPKELGRCSPRELILPESLRSNRIIQDTVALFDSMAVSYYPDWNFSLDSGYERLTEQFGTANLRSFSLTENSVEVMSAGFLLDYVSKTTNVSSPHIKSIQVYKDSEYVVMDDSSRRNLEITGNLRDGSQQFSLLECVNYTRTAMGSRMMRKWLTFALTDVNAIISRQNHVELFVNDRTLLRRIRDQLDGILDVERLAGRIAMDKAHGKDLQALRASLSCWLNIQSILGDSNFALINPEPAAEIIDLIANSIMEDPATSLTDGGIIKSGWSEELDHWRQVHDNFNQVLDEYVEEEKQATGIQNLKIKKSGNMGYFIEVSKGKLDKVPSHFIMRRTLVNADRYTTEKLQELESNLNESDTRILELERDLFLEVRNRLKAFVAYLQQTAREIAYADVTSSFAEAAVRHNWVRPVIEESLVFDVKGGRHPVVEQHIPQGEFVPNDLNLCSEDGCTFALITGPNMAGKSTFLRQNALISLLAQTGSYVPALYARLGIVDRIFCRVGASDNLAKGESTFLVEMTETAHILRSATEKSLVIMDEVGRGTSTEDGLSIAWAVSEYLLERIKCKTLFATHYHELTRMESDRAKKLCMAVDESTSEVVFLRKVISGSSQNSYGIHVARLAGVPEPVIKRAQMILEKIQGEAEDKPVINADEHVFEEEKSAAAPVSFTGGLFSDEELILDEILSLEVDSITPIQALQTIARWKHSLSGR from the coding sequence ATGGCTGATGAAATCACTCCTCTTTTTGCCCAGTACCTTGGAATAAAACAGCAGCATCCTAATGAGGTTTTATTTTTCAGACTGGGCGATTTTTATGAAATGTTCGACGATGATGCCGTTGAAGTTTCCCGTCTTTTGAATCTTACCCTTACCCACAGAGGACAGAATCCTATGTGCGGTATTCCCTATCATGCAGCAAAAATATATATAGCCAGGCTTCTTCGTCTTGGAAAAAAAATTGCCATTGCAGAACAGGTTGGGGATATTCCTGCTCCTGGTAAAGGTCTTACTGAACGAAAAGTCATAGAGATAATAACTCCTGGAACAGCTCTTGAAAGTGAATATCTTGACGGCGGAATAAATAATTTTCTTGCTTCATTATGTGTCCGCGGAAAAGAAACAGGTTTTTCTTTTATTGATGTAACGACCGGTGAATTTAAGGCAACATCTTTTGAAACAGCTTCCATTCAGGAAAATTTTCCGAAAGAACTTGGCCGCTGCAGTCCGAGGGAACTTATTCTTCCGGAAAGTCTCAGAAGTAACAGAATAATACAGGATACTGTTGCTCTTTTTGACTCTATGGCTGTCAGTTACTATCCAGACTGGAACTTTTCACTGGATTCAGGATATGAACGTCTTACAGAACAGTTTGGTACTGCAAACTTAAGGTCATTTTCCCTTACAGAAAATTCTGTTGAGGTAATGAGCGCCGGTTTTCTGCTTGATTATGTATCCAAGACGACAAATGTTTCTTCTCCGCATATTAAATCTATTCAGGTATATAAGGACAGTGAGTATGTAGTGATGGATGATTCTTCCCGCAGAAATCTTGAGATAACAGGCAATCTGAGGGATGGTTCACAGCAGTTTTCACTTCTTGAGTGTGTAAATTATACCCGTACGGCAATGGGCAGCCGAATGATGCGGAAATGGCTTACGTTTGCCCTGACAGATGTAAATGCAATTATTTCAAGACAGAATCATGTTGAACTGTTTGTAAATGACAGGACTCTTCTTCGCCGTATAAGGGATCAGCTGGACGGTATTCTTGATGTAGAACGTCTTGCAGGCCGCATAGCCATGGATAAGGCCCACGGAAAAGATCTTCAGGCGCTGCGTGCAAGTCTTTCCTGCTGGCTTAACATTCAGTCTATTCTTGGGGACAGTAATTTTGCCCTCATAAATCCGGAACCGGCGGCAGAAATAATAGACCTTATTGCAAATTCCATAATGGAAGATCCGGCAACGAGCCTTACTGACGGTGGAATTATAAAGAGCGGATGGTCAGAAGAACTGGATCACTGGCGGCAGGTACATGATAATTTTAATCAGGTTCTTGATGAATATGTGGAAGAAGAAAAGCAGGCAACTGGAATTCAGAATCTGAAAATAAAGAAAAGCGGCAACATGGGCTACTTTATTGAGGTAAGTAAAGGTAAGCTGGATAAGGTGCCGTCTCATTTTATAATGCGAAGGACTCTTGTAAATGCAGACCGCTATACGACGGAAAAACTGCAGGAACTTGAGTCAAATCTGAATGAATCAGATACCAGGATACTCGAACTTGAAAGGGATCTTTTCCTTGAAGTAAGAAACCGGCTCAAGGCTTTTGTGGCATACCTGCAGCAGACTGCACGGGAAATAGCTTATGCTGATGTTACTTCTTCTTTTGCAGAAGCTGCTGTGCGTCATAACTGGGTACGGCCGGTTATTGAAGAAAGTCTGGTTTTTGATGTAAAAGGCGGACGTCATCCGGTTGTTGAACAGCATATTCCCCAGGGAGAATTTGTTCCTAATGATCTTAATCTCTGTTCTGAGGACGGCTGTACGTTTGCACTGATTACCGGACCTAATATGGCAGGTAAAAGTACTTTTTTAAGGCAGAATGCCCTGATTTCCCTCCTTGCACAGACCGGCAGTTATGTTCCTGCTTTGTACGCAAGGCTTGGTATAGTTGACCGGATATTCTGCCGTGTAGGCGCCAGTGATAATCTTGCAAAGGGAGAGTCTACTTTTCTTGTAGAAATGACGGAAACGGCTCATATTCTCAGGAGTGCGACGGAAAAGTCCCTGGTAATAATGGATGAAGTAGGAAGGGGTACAAGTACGGAAGACGGTCTTTCCATTGCCTGGGCTGTAAGTGAATATCTTCTTGAGCGGATAAAATGTAAGACTTTGTTTGCAACTCATTATCATGAGCTTACGAGAATGGAGTCTGATCGTGCAAAAAAACTTTGCATGGCTGTGGATGAAAGCACGAGCGAAGTTGTTTTCTTGAGGAAAGTAATTTCCGGTTCAAGTCAGAATTCTTACGGTATTCATGTTGCCAGACTTGCGGGAGTTCCTGAACCTGTAATAAAAAGAGCCCAGATGATTCTTGAAAAAATACAGGGAGAAGCTGAGGATAAGCCTGTCATCAATGCAGATGAGCATGTATTTGAGGAAGAAAAATCAGCTGCTGCTCCAGTTTCTTTTACAGGGGGGCTTTTCAGTGATGAGGAGCTTATACTTGATGAGATACTGTCACTGGAAGTAGATTCAATAACGCCAATTCAGGCTCTTCAGACCATTGCAAGATGGAAACATTCTCTTTCCGGAAGGTAA
- a CDS encoding nitroreductase family protein, producing MDFTQVIRNRYSCKKYSDGVITEEQLNAVLEAGRLAPTAKNLQEQHVYVIQSAEGLAKVDSVTPCRYGATTVLMVAFDSKNVFTYPGGKRDSGVEDASIVATHMMLAAENAGVQSCWLNFFDPQKIKEAFNLPENEEVLMLLDLGFAAEGSGPLPNHTNRRDLAETVTYC from the coding sequence ATGGATTTTACTCAGGTTATCAGGAACCGTTATTCCTGTAAAAAGTATTCAGACGGAGTTATTACAGAAGAACAGCTGAATGCGGTTCTTGAAGCAGGAAGACTTGCTCCTACCGCTAAAAATCTTCAGGAACAGCATGTTTATGTAATTCAGTCTGCAGAAGGCCTCGCAAAGGTTGATTCAGTAACCCCGTGTCGTTATGGAGCTACAACGGTACTTATGGTTGCCTTTGACAGTAAGAATGTCTTTACTTATCCGGGCGGAAAACGTGATTCAGGTGTAGAAGATGCTTCCATTGTTGCCACACATATGATGCTTGCTGCAGAAAATGCCGGAGTTCAGTCCTGCTGGCTTAATTTTTTTGATCCGCAGAAAATTAAGGAGGCTTTTAATCTTCCTGAAAACGAAGAAGTTCTGATGCTGCTGGATCTCGGTTTTGCGGCTGAAGGTTCAGGTCCTCTGCCAAATCATACAAACCGCAGGGATCTTGCCGAGACAGTAACTTACTGTTAA
- a CDS encoding ComF family protein: MFRTLLFFKRWIYTVLTFFFSENRCICCNSPVYGGFLCASCLKNCASEITGNCSRCSVCGKPLLSETDICSDCRQKRILFSADGCFPLFTYRLWKKNMLFMWKMQNERSLSFVFAYFAASAMRKLYPEGNYPAICGVPPRPGKLRERGWDQIKELCFYLKVLYGFRICSLLVRVNRKQQKKLDRAARIKQMEGSYVLRNSCRIPERVVLIDDVFTTGSTAESCCALLKKAGVRNVKVLTLFIVD, from the coding sequence TTGTTCAGAACATTACTTTTTTTTAAGCGGTGGATTTACACTGTTTTAACCTTCTTTTTTTCTGAAAACCGGTGCATATGCTGCAATTCGCCTGTTTACGGCGGCTTTTTATGTGCTTCCTGTCTTAAAAACTGTGCTTCTGAAATTACTGGAAACTGCAGCCGGTGTTCTGTATGCGGTAAACCTTTACTGAGTGAAACTGATATCTGTTCAGACTGCAGGCAGAAAAGGATTTTATTTAGTGCTGACGGCTGTTTTCCTCTTTTTACATACCGTTTATGGAAAAAAAACATGCTTTTTATGTGGAAAATGCAGAATGAAAGAAGCCTTTCTTTTGTATTTGCGTATTTTGCAGCTTCTGCCATGAGGAAACTCTATCCTGAGGGAAATTATCCTGCCATTTGCGGAGTTCCGCCCCGTCCTGGAAAACTTCGTGAGAGGGGATGGGATCAGATTAAAGAACTTTGTTTTTACCTGAAGGTGCTTTATGGTTTCAGAATCTGCTCTCTGCTTGTAAGGGTCAACAGAAAACAGCAGAAGAAACTTGATCGTGCCGCCCGTATAAAACAGATGGAAGGAAGCTACGTATTGAGGAACAGCTGCAGAATACCTGAAAGGGTAGTGCTGATTGATGATGTCTTTACGACGGGTTCTACGGCAGAAAGCTGCTGTGCCCTGCTGAAGAAAGCCGGAGTACGGAATGTAAAAGTCCTTACGCTGTTTATAGTGGACTGA
- a CDS encoding chemotaxis protein CheW encodes MAEENTQFQLVTFQLGDELYGVDIMDVKEIVKVQPVRPIPNAPYYVEGIINLRSEIIPIMNLHKRFYITKLAKDTDGDVTDDDGGFIILDIEGNKIGIIIDRIARVVPVNSAEIKAPPQMLSGIGTEYIQGVVQQENSYLIIMDIRKLFSAKELQKMLGDESDEEEEK; translated from the coding sequence ATGGCCGAAGAAAACACTCAGTTTCAGCTTGTTACTTTTCAGCTTGGTGATGAATTGTACGGTGTGGACATAATGGACGTTAAGGAGATTGTAAAGGTTCAGCCTGTGCGCCCGATTCCTAATGCGCCGTATTACGTAGAAGGAATCATTAATCTTCGCAGTGAAATTATTCCTATCATGAATCTTCACAAGCGTTTTTATATTACAAAACTTGCAAAAGATACGGACGGAGATGTTACTGATGATGACGGAGGTTTTATTATCCTTGATATTGAAGGAAATAAAATCGGAATCATTATTGACAGAATAGCCCGCGTTGTTCCTGTTAATTCTGCAGAAATCAAGGCTCCGCCTCAGATGCTCAGCGGAATTGGAACCGAATATATTCAGGGTGTCGTTCAGCAGGAAAATTCCTACCTTATCATTATGGATATCCGCAAGCTTTTCAGTGCAAAAGAACTTCAGAAAATGCTTGGTGATGAATCTGACGAAGAAGAAGAAAAATAA